One window from the genome of Garra rufa chromosome 1, GarRuf1.0, whole genome shotgun sequence encodes:
- the fmnl1a gene encoding formin-like protein 1, with the protein MGNAVGGLEQVDGLEAKGLTGGTNTAPSTPKKKCAPPKLPMPPEEELEERFSVVLSSMNLPPDKMKLLSQYDNEKKWELVCDQERFQVKNPPSAYLTKIRSFYQDQGGVARRFKKRVQESTQVLRELEISLRTNHIGWAQEFLNEENQGLDVLVDYLSHAQSDAPFEVESVENGGSVSDNRRLSERSVEDLAKNVNHSPTHGVGRAARAFTVRISNLAGRKTMRNARLATQRDDVHLCIMCLRAIMNYQSGFNLVMTHPRCVNEITLSLNNKNPRTKALVLELLAAVCLVRGGHDIIILAFDNFKEVSGEKNRFEKLMEYFMNDDSNVDFMVACMQFINIVVHSVENMNFRVHLQYEFTQLGLDQYLESLKDMESEKLQVQIQAYLDNVFDVGALLEDAENKGGIMEHLTELQETNAQLNTRLQEYENGALEKMGELEQQLMQATKESALLKESLRESCAQVSTLQQREREREIQREREREQERLSQPSQVDRERNREVSEKESKLEMQLKELEEKGLVRLKRTASGSMDIEVIPVTVEKIVTQTVTVSDPASQAPPPPGAAPPPPPPPPPLPGAAAPPPPPPPPPPPESGGIPPPPPPPPPPGGGPPPPPPPPGCGPPPPPGAPPAPEGETGPKGRKPVQPKYKMPQLNWQALKPNQVSGTVFSELNDEQLLGELNMDLFAEQFKTKAQGAPTDLSKLKVKVAEKAPSKVSLLEANKAKNLAITLRKGGMSPNDICTAIEKYDQQSLSLDFLELLERFIPSEFEMKLLQNYEKEGRPLEDLSDEDRFMCRFGKIPRLAQRINTLTFMGNFPESMKRLQPQLDAIIAASVSLKSSSKLKKMLEIILAFGNYMNSSKRGAAYGFRLQSLDLLLDTKSTDRTQTLLHFIASMVHEKYPELTSFHTELRFVDKAALVSLDSVLQDVRSLERGMEGTKKEFLVQDDIPALKEFVKANGDLLDSLVKDGKTAQEAYMSVVEYYGENPKTTQPSMFFPIFVRFIKAYKQAEQDNEMKKKQESAAEEPTTPSPKKKDSTPQKGPMMPKMPQMDLIAELKKRQVKPQVTDGAIEGIITDLRNSPYRRGDGRRATPRQDN; encoded by the exons agcTCCATGAATCTGCCTCCTGACAAGATGAAGCTTCTAAGTCAGTATGACAATGAGAAGAAATGGGAGCTGGTCTGCGATCAG GAGCGATTTCAGGTGAAAAACCCTCCTTCAGCTTATCTGACTAAAATCAGGAGCTTCTACCAGGACCAGGGTGGAGTGGCACGCAGG TTCAAGAAACGTGTGCAGGAGTCAACTCAAGTCCTGAGAGAGCTGGAGATCTCGCTGAGAACCAATCACATTGG GTGGGCTCAGGAGTTTCTGAATGAGGAAAACCAAGGCTTGGATGTCCTGGTGGATTACTTGTCACATGCTCAAAGTGATGCACC GTTTGAGGTGGAATCTGTGGAAAATGGTGGATCTGTATCAGACAACAGGAGGTTGTCAGAGAGATCAGTGGAGGATCTAGCCAAAAATGTCAACCATTCTCCCACACACGGCGTGGGCAGGGCGGCACGTGCATTCACTGTCCG AATAAGTAACTTGGCTGGCAGAAAAACTATGCGAAATGCCCGACTGGCCACCCAAAGAGATGACGTTCACCTCTGTATTATGTGTCTGCGCGCTATCATGAATTATCAG tctgGGTTCAATTTAGTCATGACTCACCCCAGATGTGTCAATGAAATCACACTCAGTCTCAACAACAAAAACCCCAG GACTAAGGCTCTTGTGCTGGAGCTGTTGGCTGCAGTGTGTCTGGTTAGAGGAGGACATGATATTATCATCTTGGCctttgacaactttaaagaa GTGAGTGGAGAGAAGAACCGCTTTGAGAAGCTAATGGAGTACTTCATGAATGACGACAGCAATGTAGACTTCATG GTGGCTTGTATGCAGTTCATAAACATTGTGGTCCACTCAGTGGAGAACATGAACTTCCGTGTGCATCTTCAGTATGAGTTCACCCAGCTGGGTCTCGACCAGTACTTAGAG TCATTAAAGGACATGGAAAGTGAGAAGTTGCAAGTACAGATCCAGGCGTACTTGGATAATGTGTTTGATGTTGGAGCCCTGCTGGAGGACGCAGAGAATAAAGGGGGAATAATGGAGCATTTAACAGAACTGCAGGAGACCAATGCTCAG CTGAACACCAGATTGCAGGAATATGAAAATGGAGCACTGGAAAAGATGGGAGAACTAGAGCAACAACTAATGCAGGCCACTAAAGAGTCAGCACTGCTTAAG GAGAGCTTGCGAGAGTCCTGTGCCCAAGTGAGCACTTTGCAGCAAAGAGAACGAGAACGAGagattcagagagagagagaaagagagcaggaGCGTCTGTCACAGCCCTCACAGGTAGACAGAGAAAGAAATAGAGAGGTGAGTGAAAAGGAGTCCAAACTGGAGATGCAGCTGAAGGAACTGGAGGAAAAAGGCTTGGTTCGACTGAAGCGCACGGCCTCTGGAAGCATGGACATCGAAGTAATTCCAGTCACTGTAGAGAAAATTGTCACTCAAACAG TGACTGTGTCAGATCCAGCTTCTCAAGCGCCGCCCCCTCCAGGTGCAGCACCGCCTCcacctccacctcctcctccacTACCTGGTGCTGCAGCACCCcctccaccaccaccaccacctccTCCTCCTGAAAGTGGAGGTATTCCGcctccccctcctcctcctccccctcCTGGCGGAGGTCCACCACCACCCCCACCCCCACCTGGATGTGGACCACCACCCCCTCCAGGAGCTCCTCCTGCCCCTGAGGGTGAAACAG GACCAAAGGGACGTAAACCAGTTCAACCAAAGTATAAGATGCCTCAGTTGAACTGGCAGGCTTTGAAGCCCAATCAAGTATCGGGAACGGTGTTCAGTGAGCTGAATGATGAGCAACTTCTAGGG GAGCTGAATATGGATCTATTTGCAGAGCAGTTTAAAACCAAGGCTCAAGGTGCTCCAACAGATCTTTCTAAGCTCAAGGTTAAGGTGGCTGAGAAGGCACCCAGTAAGGTGTCCCTGCTGGAGGCTAACAAGGCCAAAAACCTTGCCATCACCCTCCGCAAGGGAGGCATGAGCCCCAATGACATCTGTACAGCCATTGAGAA ATATGATCAGCAGTCTCTGAGTCTGGACTTTCTGGAGCTTCTTGAACGTTTTATCCCATCAGAGTTTGAGATGAAGTTACTGCAGAACTACGAGAAGGAAGGGCGCCCACTAGAGGACCTGAGCGACGAGGACCGTTTCATGTGCCGCTTCGGTAAAATCCCACGGCTTGCTCAACGGATCAACACCCTCACTTTCATGGGCAACTTTCCAGAGAGCATGAAACGTCTGCAGCCG CAATTAGATGCAATCATTGCAGCTTCCGTGTCCCTCAAGTCTTCATCAAAGCTGAAGAAGATGTTAGAG ATCATCCTGGCCTTTGGGAACTACATGAACAGCAGCAAAAGAGGAGCAGCGTATGGGTTCCGTCTACAGAGCCTTGACCTG CTGTTGGACACTAAGTCCACAGATCGCACACagacgttgttgcacttcattgCGAGTATGGTGCATGAGAAATACCCTGAGCTTACCTCCTTCCACACTGAACTCCGCTTTGTAGACAAGGCTGCTTTGG TGTCTTTGGACAGCGTGCTCCAGGATGTGAGATCTCTAGAGAGAGGGATGGAAGGGACCAAAAAGGAGTTCCTGGTGCAGGATGACATCCCGGCGCTGAAAGAGTTTGTTAAGGCCAACGGTGATCTATTAGACTCACTCGTTAAAGATGGCAAGACAGCACAG GAGGCATATATGTCTGTAGTGGAGTACTACGGAGAGAATCCCAAGACGACACAGCCTTCCATGTTCTTCCCAATCTTTGTCAGATTTATCAAAGCTTATAAG CAAGCAGAACAAGACAATGAAATGAAGAAGAAACAAGAGAGTGCAGCAGAAGAACCAACAACCCCTTCTCCAAAAAAGAAAGATAGCACTCCTCAAAAG GGTCCCATGATGCCCAAAATGCCTCAGATGGACCTGATTGCAGAGCTAAAGAAGAGACAAGTGAAGCCCCAAGTCACAGATGGCGCCATTGAGGGCATTATAACAG ATTTGAGAAATTCACCCTACAGAAGAGGTGATGGTCGGAGAGCAACTCCACGACAAGACAACTGA